From the genome of Mucilaginibacter paludis DSM 18603:
TTCGGCAAGCTTTGTGAGCAGCTTTATTTTTATTTACTACCTGATAGAGAAATACATTGTTGCCAAAATCAAGATCATTTATAAGCTGATCCACAATTTAAAGTTAGGCAAAGACCTGAAAGATGCCATTGGCGACCACGTAACGTCAGACCCTATTAACGATGTGGAGAAGGACGTGAAGGAATGGGCCAAGCAAAAGAAATCGGAAATTGAGGACCTGAAAAAACAGGAACAATTTAGGCGCGATTTTTTATCCAACGTTTCGCACGAGTTTAAAACGCCACTTTTTGCCATACAGGGCTATATTGAAGCCTTGCAGGATGATATGGACGACCCGGTGATGGTGAAACAGTTTTTGGAGAAGGCATCAAAAAACGTAGACCGTTTGAGTTATCTGGTGAAGGATCTGGACGAGATCTCGAAGCTGGAATCGGGAGAGATACCGATCAATTACGTTAAATTCAAGATCAACGACCTGATTAAGGAGGTGATGGAATCGCTTGAAATGAAGGCCGTTCAGCATAAAATCAAGCTGTCTTATAAAGATAAATACG
Proteins encoded in this window:
- a CDS encoding sensor histidine kinase yields the protein MKLRVLVLINALAVAITISIVNYYFRHNWYDVMITFSASFVSSFIFIYYLIEKYIVAKIKIIYKLIHNLKLGKDLKDAIGDHVTSDPINDVEKDVKEWAKQKKSEIEDLKKQEQFRRDFLSNVSHEFKTPLFAIQGYIEALQDDMDDPVMVKQFLEKASKNVDRLSYLVKDLDEISKLESGEIPINYVKFKINDLIKEVMESLEMKAVQHKIKLSYKDKYDEPILVTADREKIRQVLVNLIDNSFKYGKENGNTSIRLYDLHDQVLVEVTDDGIGIEEKYLPRLFERFFRTDSSRSRQIGGSGLGLAIVKHIIESHQQTINVRSTEGLGSTFGFTLQKARQMPFPVLPVLKS